The Harpia harpyja isolate bHarHar1 chromosome 10, bHarHar1 primary haplotype, whole genome shotgun sequence genome includes a region encoding these proteins:
- the NDST2 gene encoding bifunctional heparan sulfate N-deacetylase/N-sulfotransferase 2 produces MIQLWKVVRHVRQLELHRLILLLIAFSLISMCILAYYVTNSPKIKEPPPLPFSDCSNQHRILIPPQASWRLTKSVDTSRTDPVVLVFVESIYSQLGQEIVAILESSRFKYRTEIAPGKGDMPTLTDKDRGRYALIIYENILKYVNLDAWNRELLDKYSVEYGVGIIGFFKANENSLLSAQLKGFPLFLHSNLGLRDYHINPSAPLLYVTRANEVEQGPLPGDDWTVFQSNHSTYEPVLLASTKSSESIPHLATHKALHATVVQDLGLHDGIQRVLFGNNLNFWLHKLIFVDAIAYLTGKRLCLTLDRYILVDIDDIFVGKEGTRMKVSDVEALLSTQNKLRTLVPNFTFNLGFSGKFYHTGTDEEDEGDDMLLKHRKEFWWFPHMWSHMQPHLFHNVTVLAEQMKLNKQFAVEHGIPTDLGYAVAPHHSGVYPVHTQLYEAWKSVWSIQVTSTEEYPHLRPARYRRGFIHNGIMVLPRQTCGLFTHTIFYNEYPGGSKELDKSIRGGELFLTVLLNPISIFMTHLSNYGNDRLGLYTFESLVKFVQCWTNLRLQTLPPVQLAKKYFEIFPQEKNPLWQNPCDDKRHKDIWSKEKTCDRLPKFLIVGPQKTGTTAVHFFLTMHPAVTSNFPSPSTFEEIQFFNGPNYHKGIDWYMEFFPIPSNASTDFMFEKSANYFDTEVVPKRGAALLPRAKIITVLINPADRAYSWYQHQRAHNDPVALNYTFYQVISAKSQAPQELRNLQSRCLLPGWYSTHLERWLTYYPSGQLLIVDGQELRHNPASVMDNVQKFLGVTPLFNYTQALRFDEAKGFWCQLLDGGKTRCLGKSKGRKYPDMDSSSRLFLRDFYREHNIELSKLMNRLGQPLPTWLREELQNSSWS; encoded by the exons ATGATTCAGTTGTGGAAAGTAGTGCGGCATGTGCGACAGCTGGAGCTTCACAGATTGATCTTGCTGCTCATTGCCTTCAGCCTGATTTCCATGTGCATCCTGGCTTACTACGTCACTAACAGTCCCAAAATCAAGGAGCCACCACCCCTGCCCTTCAGTGACTGCAGCAACCAGCACCGCATCCTCATCCCACCACAAGCCAGCTGGAGGCTCACAAAATCTGTGGACACCTCACGCACAGATCCTGTGGTGCTAGTCTTTGTGGAAAGCATTTACTCCCAGCTGGGGCAGGAAATAGTGGCCATCCTGGAATCTAGCCGGTTTAAATACAGGACAGAGATTGCTCCTGGCAAAGGAGATATGCCGACCCTGACAGACAAAGATAGAGGACGCTATGCTCTTATTATCTATGAGAACATCCTTAAATATGTGAACCTAGATGCTTGGAACCGAGAGCTGCTGGACAAATACTCTGTAGAGTATGGAGTGGGGATTATAGGCTTTTTCAAAGCCAATGAGAACAGCCTGCTCAGTGCACAGCTCAAgggtttcccccttttcctacATTCCAACTTGGGGCTGCGGGACTATCACATCAACCCTAGTGCTCCCCTGCTCTACGTCACACGGGCTAACGAGGTGGAGCAGGGTCCCCTGCCTGGTGATGACTGGACTGTGTTCCAGTCAAACCACAGCACCTACGAGCCGGTGCTGTTGGCCAGCACGAAGTCCTCAGAGTCCATTCCTCACCTGGCCACCCACAAAGCATTGCATGCCACAGTGGTGCAGGACCTGGGCCTGCATGATGGGATCCAGCGGGTTCTCTTCGGCAATAACCTCAATTTTTGGCTGCACAAACTCATTTTTGTGGATGCCATTGCCTACTTGACTGGCAAGCGCCTCTGTCTCACACTCGATCGCTATATCCTCGTTGACATTGATGATATATTTGTGGGAAAAGAGGGCACTCGCATGAAGGTGTCTGATGTAGAG GCTTTACTGAGCACCCAGAATAAACTGAGAACTTTAGTCCCAAATTTCACCTTCAACCTGGGCTTCTCAGGGAAATTCTACCACACAG GTACAGATGAGGAAGATGAAGGGGATGACATGCTGCTCAAACACAGGAAGGAGTTCTGGTGGTTCCCTCACATGTGGAGTCACATGCAGCCTCATCTTTTCCACAATGTCACCGTGCTGGCTGAGCAGATGAAGCTCAACAAACAGTTTGCAGTG GAGCATGGGATTCCCACAGACTTGGGCTATGCCGTAGCCCCCCATCATTCTGGGGTTTATCCTGTCCACACACAACTCTATGAGGCGTGGAAATCCGTTTGGAGCATCCAAGTAACAAGCACAGAGGAATACCCACACCTACGGCCTGCCCGGTACCGGCGTGGATTCATCCATAATGGAATCATG GTTCTGCCTCGACAGACCTGTGGTCTTTTTACTCACACTATCTTCTATAATGAATATCCGGGTGGCTCAAAGGAGTTGGACAAGAGCATTCGTGGTGGTGAACTCTTCCTGACAGTGCTCCTGAACCCT ATCAGCATCTTCATGACCCACTTGTCCAACTATGGGAATGACCGTCTGGGACTGTACACTTTTGAGAGCCTGGTCAAGTTTGTGCAGTGCTGGACCAACCTTCGCCTGCAAACATTGCCCCCTGTCCAACTTGcaaaaaagtactttgaaatctTTCCCCAGGAGAAGAATCCCTTGTGGCAG AATCCCTGCGATGATAAGAGGCACAAAGATATCTGGTCCAAAGAGAAAACATGTGATCGACTCCCCAAGTTCCTCATCGTGGGACCTCAGAAAACTG gcacaacagctgtgcaCTTCTTCTTGACCATGCATCCAGCTGTCACCAGTAACTTCCCAAGTCCATCCACCTTCGAGGAGATCCAGTTTTTTAATGGACCCAACTATCATAAAGGAATCGATTG GTACATGGAATTCTTTCCCATCCCTTCCAACGCCAGCACAGACTTCATGTTTGAGAAGAGTGCCAATTACTTTGACACAGAGGTGGTACCAAAACGtggtgcagccctgctgcctcgAGCCAAAATCATTACTGTTCTGATCAACCCTGCTGACCGAGCCTATTCGTGGTACCAG CACCAGCGTGCTCACAATGACCCTGTGGCGCTCAATTATACCTTCTACCAAGTGATCTCTGCAAAATCCCAGGCCCCTCAGGAACTGCGCAACCTGCAAAGCCGATGCCTGCTCCCTGGCTGGTATTCAACTCACCTAGAGCGCTGGCTAACATACTACCCCTCTGGGCAG cttctcattgtGGATGGCCAGGAGCTGAGACACAACCCTGCCTCTGTAATGGACAACGTCCAGAAGTTCTTGGGAGTTACGCCGCTCTTTAACTACACCCAGGCCCTCAG